Proteins from a single region of Anastrepha ludens isolate Willacy chromosome 5, idAnaLude1.1, whole genome shotgun sequence:
- the LOC128862851 gene encoding glia maturation factor beta isoform X1 produces MRKIGMGKNAQKSSGILSGIRLALYNTEIKFKKLKVDREKQLVVLDELLEDISVDELQETLPGHQPRYVIYTYKMIHDDQRISYPMCFIFYTPRDSQIELQMMYACTKSALQREVDLTRVYEIRELDELTEEWLREKLK; encoded by the exons atgcgcaagatCGGCATGGGgaaaaatgctcaaaaatcAAGTGGAATTTTGAGCGGCATCAGGCTTGCTCTTTATAatactgaaataaaatttaaaaaat taaaagtcGATCGCGAAAAGCAACTTGTTGTTTTGGACGAACTCTTGGAAGATATCTCCGTGGATGAGTTGCAAGAAACACTGCCAGGGCATCAGCCTCGTTACGTCATTTACACATACAAAATGATTCACGATGACCAAAGAATTTCATATCCGATGTGTTTTATATTCTACACTCCGCGCGACAGTCAG ATTGAACTGCAAATGATGTATGCTTGTACCAAAAGTGCCCTCCAACGCGAGGTAGATTTGACGCGTGTCTATGAAATACGTGAATTAGATGAACTTACTGAGGAATGGCTCAGGGAAAAACTCAAGTAA
- the LOC128862848 gene encoding zinc finger protein 33B, with amino-acid sequence MDYNIHKICRVCLEEGALTSIYSTEFAMMPCTMLMMCAKIRVYKSDGLPAVICNNCIYRLGVAYHFKQECENSDMRLRQYLGLQDRGYGCCDAETNTDLPITSLGNKTHTFLEPDSEDESDVGDNVKKNKRRSRYQRKPPEEHKRRGPKPIPKLPQTCFECNKTFKCAAQLQMHLRTHTGEKPFACNYCPRRFAQKYNLHIHQRTHTGERPFQCEICSKQFSALGNFQAHQKIHTGIRDQLCPVCQKAFYSAGDLSKHMVTHTQLKNHHCDICGKSFSRQRDMQAHKRKQHALQERSEDDEDEAVDTTCPEPVVVVGGTVPDNIVPGTSVLHESFKCPDCDKEFSSASSLSVHFRTHANSNLLNLPLTTQMPHHYHAPPPPPPPPTHGTLTHDGLHHTHHLSLNTPLQPNHPTHMAHHPSMAHMLAAAQPPPPPPPTPSAQSSATLSMMHAAQRLHPF; translated from the exons atggattataatattcataaaatatgtcGGGTCTGCCTAGAAGAGGGTGCTCTTACGTCCATTTATAGCACTGAATTTGCGATGATGCCTTGCACAATGTTGATGATGTGCGCTAAAATAAGG GTTTATAAAAGTGATGGTTTACCGGCAGTTATATGCAATAATTGCATTTATCGATTGGGCGTGGCGTATCATTTCAAGCAGGAGTGTGAGAACTCCGATATGAGACTGCGGCAGTACCTGGGTCTGCAAGACCGAGGATACGG TTGTTGTGATGCCGAGACTAATACAGACTTGCCTATTACATCATTGGGTAATAAAACCCACACATTTTTGGAACCTGATTCTGAAGACGAATCGGATGTGGGCGATAATGTGAAAaagaa TAAGCGCCGTTCACGTTACCAACGCAAACCGCCTGAAGAGCATAAGCGACGTGGTCCAAAACCCATACCTAAACTACCCCAAACATGTTTTGAATGCAATAAGACCTTCAAATGCGCCGCACAATTGCAGATGCATTTGCGCACACATACTGGCGAGAAGCCATTTGCTTGCAACTATTGTCCTCGACGATTCGCGCAAAAGTACAATCTGCACATACATCAGCGTACACATACCGGCGAGCGCCCATTTCAATGTGAGATTTGCTCTAAACAATTTTCTGCACTGGGCAATTTTCAGGCGCATCAAAAGATACACACTGGCATACGTGATCAACTGTGTCCGGTATGTCAGAAGGCCTTCTACAGCGCCGGCGACCTCTCTAAACATATggtcacacacacacagttaAAGAATCACCATTGCGATATATGTGGCAAATCATTCAGCCGGCAACGTGATATGCAAGCTCACAAACGAAAACAGCATGCACTACAAGAGCGAAGCGAAGATGACGAGGATGAGGCAGTTGACACCACTTGTCCTGAACCGGTGGTAGTAGTCGGTGGTACAGTGCCCGATAATATAGTGCCGGGCACTTCCGTACTTCACGAAAGCTTCAAATGTCCCGACTGTGATAAAGAGTTTAGTTCGGCGAGTAGCTTAAGTGTCCATTTTCGCACGCACGCCAATAGTAATTTGTTGAATTTGCCACTAACCACTCAAATGCCACATCATTATCATGCACCACCACCGCCTCCTCCACCACCAACGCATGGTACTCTCACTCACGACGGCCTACATCACACGCATCATTTGTCGTTAAACACGCCACTGCAACCCAACCATCCAACACATATGGCACATCATCCGTCTATGGCGCATATGTTGGCAGCAGCGCAACCTCCACCTCCACCGCCCCCAACGCCATCAGCGCAAAGTAGTGCCACACTAAGTATGATGCATGCAGCACAGCGGTTGCATCCATTCTAA